A window of the Bacillus sp. A301a_S52 genome harbors these coding sequences:
- a CDS encoding iron-containing alcohol dehydrogenase, producing the protein MNRFTIPRDIYYGENSLDKLKELEGKKAALVVGGGSIKKTGNLERIQGLLLDAGIENRLIEGVNTEPTVQMVKEGVDVLNDFEPDWVIGIGGGSVMDAAKAMWLFYEHPSLTFEEAAQPFTLPKLRTKAKYVGIPTTSGSAAEISNLSVITDEKTNIKYPLADFELTPDIAIIDPVMVESMPKQITAYTGMDAFTHCVEAYVAKPRTVFTDALAIEGSVIVKNNLLDSYHGDQEARKDMHNAQAMAGMAFANAVLGNVHSLAHKSGPTFDIPHGCANAIYLPYVIQFNRTVVADRFATIAKRLDLEGDTNDELVDALVSYIRHLNTEMNVPNSLQEFGVTEELFNKYVDDMAKNAMTDPCTGTNPRETSVEEMKQLYVSAFYGKDVNF; encoded by the coding sequence ATGAACCGTTTTACCATTCCACGTGACATTTATTATGGAGAAAATTCACTTGATAAGTTAAAAGAGTTAGAGGGCAAGAAAGCAGCGTTAGTCGTTGGAGGAGGCTCGATAAAGAAGACAGGCAATCTAGAGCGTATTCAAGGCTTACTTTTAGATGCTGGAATTGAAAACCGTCTCATCGAAGGCGTCAATACAGAGCCAACCGTTCAAATGGTAAAAGAAGGTGTAGACGTATTAAATGATTTTGAACCTGACTGGGTAATCGGAATTGGCGGCGGTTCTGTCATGGACGCTGCGAAAGCGATGTGGTTGTTCTATGAACATCCATCTCTCACTTTTGAAGAAGCAGCACAACCTTTCACACTACCAAAACTTCGGACAAAAGCAAAATACGTTGGAATCCCAACAACAAGTGGTAGTGCAGCCGAAATTTCCAATTTATCCGTTATTACAGATGAGAAAACGAATATTAAGTATCCATTAGCCGATTTTGAATTAACGCCAGACATTGCCATTATTGACCCAGTGATGGTAGAGTCGATGCCAAAGCAGATTACGGCCTATACTGGTATGGATGCTTTCACACATTGTGTTGAAGCATATGTTGCAAAGCCACGAACAGTATTCACTGATGCACTCGCAATTGAAGGATCAGTAATAGTTAAAAACAATCTTTTAGATTCTTATCATGGTGACCAGGAAGCTCGAAAAGACATGCATAATGCGCAAGCGATGGCTGGTATGGCGTTTGCTAATGCTGTACTTGGAAACGTGCATAGCTTAGCACACAAAAGTGGTCCAACATTCGATATCCCACATGGGTGTGCAAATGCGATTTATTTACCGTATGTCATTCAATTTAATCGAACAGTGGTAGCTGACCGCTTTGCAACCATTGCCAAAAGATTAGACCTTGAAGGGGATACAAATGATGAATTAGTTGATGCCCTAGTTTCATATATTCGTCATCTAAATACTGAAATGAATGTACCGAATAGTCTTCAAGAGTTCGGTGTCACAGAAGAACTCTTTAATAAGTATGTGGATGACATGGCAAAAAATGCAATGACAGATCCATGTACAGGAACAAACCCTCGCGAAACGTCAGTTGAAGAGATGAAGCAGTTATATGTTTCAGCCTTTTACGGGAAAGATGTGAATTTCTAA